A section of the Pimelobacter simplex genome encodes:
- a CDS encoding DUF5995 family protein, producing MTPLTRVLALLLAPLLTLGLTLGPALSPAAAAPAPAPTPQPDPLGRLLLGPLDALVGLLAPLPIPATPYTGDVCASGADACIDDVVARMQTRLDRVAGDCAHSSIFSLAYLRVTENVRDAVRSGYFADRAWLNRVDAVFAELYFDTTTRWEAGDRTGIPAAWRIALQAEDDRAMSGLGNFLLAMNAHINRDFPHVLATVGLTGPDGSHKADHNRYNNRLDSLYAPVFAEEAARFDPTFDDIDAGTADETVAGVIMRGWRELVWRHAEALVLARTPAARRLVEQQIEQYAALQARLIRAAFVAQPAARDAWCATHG from the coding sequence GTGACGCCCCTCACCCGCGTGCTCGCGCTCCTGCTCGCCCCGCTCCTGACCCTGGGTCTGACCCTCGGCCCGGCGCTCTCCCCCGCGGCCGCCGCGCCGGCCCCCGCACCCACGCCCCAGCCGGACCCCCTGGGCCGGCTCCTGCTGGGCCCGCTCGACGCGCTGGTCGGCCTCTTGGCGCCGCTGCCGATCCCGGCGACGCCGTACACGGGGGACGTGTGCGCCAGCGGCGCCGACGCCTGCATCGACGACGTCGTCGCGCGGATGCAGACCCGGCTCGACCGGGTGGCCGGCGACTGCGCGCACAGCTCGATCTTCTCCCTCGCCTACCTGCGGGTGACCGAGAACGTCCGGGACGCCGTCCGCTCCGGCTACTTCGCCGACCGGGCCTGGCTCAACCGGGTCGACGCGGTGTTCGCCGAGCTCTACTTCGACACCACCACCCGCTGGGAAGCCGGCGACCGGACCGGCATCCCCGCCGCCTGGCGGATCGCGCTCCAGGCCGAGGACGACCGCGCGATGAGCGGCCTGGGCAACTTCCTGCTCGCCATGAACGCCCACATCAACCGCGACTTCCCGCACGTCCTGGCCACCGTCGGCCTGACCGGCCCCGACGGCAGCCACAAGGCCGACCACAACCGCTACAACAACCGCCTCGACAGCCTCTACGCCCCCGTCTTCGCCGAGGAGGCCGCCCGCTTCGACCCGACCTTCGACGACATCGACGCCGGCACTGCCGACGAGACCGTCGCGGGCGTGATCATGCGCGGCTGGCGCGAGCTGGTCTGGCGGCACGCCGAGGCCCTCGTCCTGGCCAGGACACCGGCCGCCCGCCGCCTGGTCGAGCAGCAGATCGAACAGTACGCCGCCCTCCAGGCCCGCCTGATCCGCGCCGCCTTCGTCGCCCAGCCCGCCGCGCGCGACGCCTGGTGCGCGACCCACGGCTGA
- the msrA gene encoding peptide-methionine (S)-S-oxide reductase MsrA, with amino-acid sequence MFSRRKSEMVDPAEALPGRTTPSFALPAQHEVLHTPLVTDEVPDGLEVAVFGLGCFWGAEEIYWQVPGVWSTSVGYAGGTSPNPTYEEVCSGRTGHTEAVRIVFDPDQVSYADLVKQFFVVHDPTQGMRQGNDVGTQYRSAIYFTTPEQEQTARELTAVYGAEIARRGYGEITTEIEPAGPYYYAEPHHQQYLHKVPHGYRCHANTGIPFPETA; translated from the coding sequence ATGTTCTCCCGCCGCAAGTCCGAGATGGTCGACCCCGCCGAGGCGCTGCCCGGCCGCACCACCCCCTCGTTCGCGCTGCCCGCCCAGCACGAGGTCCTGCACACCCCCCTCGTCACCGACGAGGTCCCCGACGGCCTCGAGGTCGCGGTCTTCGGCCTCGGCTGCTTCTGGGGCGCCGAGGAGATCTACTGGCAGGTCCCTGGCGTCTGGTCGACGTCCGTCGGCTACGCCGGCGGCACCAGCCCGAACCCGACGTACGAGGAGGTCTGCAGCGGCCGCACCGGCCACACCGAGGCCGTCCGCATCGTCTTCGACCCCGACCAGGTCTCCTACGCCGACCTGGTCAAGCAGTTCTTCGTGGTCCACGACCCGACCCAGGGCATGCGCCAGGGCAATGACGTCGGCACGCAGTACCGCTCCGCGATCTACTTCACCACGCCCGAGCAGGAGCAGACCGCGCGCGAGCTGACCGCGGTCTACGGCGCCGAGATCGCCCGCCGCGGCTACGGCGAGATCACCACCGAGATCGAGCCCGCCGGCCCCTACTACTACGCCGAGCCGCACCACCAGCAGTACCTCCACAAGGTGCCCCACGGCTACCGCTGCCACGCCAACACCGGCATCCCCTTCCCCGAGACCGCCTGA
- a CDS encoding ABC1 kinase family protein: MADLPRKAAARTARLAALPLGYAGRTALGLGKRLGGAPAEAVMSEIQQRTAEQLFRTLGELKGGAMKFGQALSVLESALPEEMAAPYREQLTRLQDSAPPMPTQTVRELLAEDLGADWKDRLVWLDGAPTAAASIGQVHEGRWYDGRRVAVKVQYPNAGEALMSDLRTLARAARAIGPLIPGVDMKPLVEEVQARAREELDYDLEAEAQREFAQSFRDDPDIVVPDVVAVGPRVLVTEWLDSAGSLASIIAGGTPEERDHYGQIFTRFLFSGPARTGLLHADPHPGNFRVIPHEDGSPGRMGVLDYGAVARLPQRGLPEPMGRLITLCAAGDGDALIAGLREEGFLKDRIQIDPQLLMDYLSPFVDPTLVERFRFSREWMREQFQRINNPKDPAYTVSIKLNLPPSYVLIHRTWLGGVGVLSQLEAEAPFRAIMQEFLPGFTAQD, encoded by the coding sequence ATGGCTGACCTCCCGCGGAAGGCTGCGGCGCGCACCGCGCGGCTCGCTGCCCTCCCCCTCGGCTACGCGGGCCGTACCGCCCTCGGCCTCGGCAAGCGGCTCGGAGGCGCGCCCGCCGAGGCGGTGATGTCGGAGATCCAGCAGCGCACGGCGGAGCAGCTGTTCCGCACGCTCGGCGAGCTCAAGGGCGGGGCGATGAAGTTCGGCCAGGCGCTGAGCGTGCTCGAGTCGGCGCTGCCCGAGGAGATGGCGGCGCCCTACCGCGAGCAGCTGACGCGCCTGCAGGACTCGGCGCCGCCGATGCCGACCCAGACCGTGCGCGAGCTGCTCGCCGAGGACCTCGGCGCGGACTGGAAGGACCGGCTGGTCTGGCTCGACGGGGCGCCGACGGCGGCGGCCAGCATCGGGCAGGTCCACGAGGGCCGCTGGTACGACGGCCGCCGGGTCGCCGTCAAGGTCCAGTACCCCAACGCGGGCGAGGCGCTCATGTCCGACCTGCGCACGCTGGCCCGGGCCGCGCGGGCGATCGGCCCGCTCATCCCCGGCGTCGACATGAAGCCGCTCGTCGAGGAGGTCCAGGCGCGCGCCCGCGAGGAGCTCGACTACGACCTGGAGGCCGAGGCGCAGCGCGAGTTCGCCCAGTCGTTCCGCGACGATCCCGACATCGTGGTGCCCGATGTCGTCGCGGTGGGCCCGCGGGTGCTGGTCACCGAGTGGCTCGACTCGGCCGGCTCGCTGGCGTCGATCATCGCGGGCGGCACGCCCGAGGAGCGCGACCACTACGGGCAGATCTTCACCCGCTTCCTGTTTTCCGGACCGGCGCGCACCGGGCTGCTCCACGCCGACCCGCACCCGGGCAACTTCCGGGTGATCCCCCACGAGGACGGCTCGCCGGGGCGGATGGGCGTGCTCGACTACGGCGCGGTCGCCCGGCTCCCCCAGCGCGGGCTGCCCGAGCCGATGGGCCGGCTGATCACGCTGTGCGCGGCCGGCGACGGCGACGCGCTCATCGCGGGGCTGCGCGAGGAGGGCTTCCTCAAGGACCGCATCCAGATCGACCCGCAGCTGCTCATGGACTACCTCTCGCCGTTCGTCGACCCGACGCTCGTCGAGCGGTTCCGGTTCAGCCGGGAGTGGATGCGCGAGCAGTTCCAGCGGATCAACAACCCGAAGGACCCCGCCTACACGGTGAGCATCAAGCTCAACCTGCCGCCGTCGTACGTGCTGATCCACCGGACCTGGCTCGGCGGCGTCGGCGTGCTGAGCCAGCTCGAGGCCGAGGCGCCGTTCCGCGCGATCATGCAGGAGTTCCTGCCGGGGTTCACGGCGCAGGACTGA
- a CDS encoding sensor histidine kinase — MSTGYRWHSIRLRIALLTALVSAVTMASAFLVIDRRVAEDAREQLRRSAIADLAAAVTIYEATGKVRLGASVDPDLGPDPLREADLTEMTSYYDGRTMWVAHRVAGDGPTLTLAVPGEPIDRQRRSLRSAFLLAGLVALGLTAALAAAAGQSLSRRLRRAAATATRIADGGTDRIRDDRGRDEVAALSRALDTMADSLTARVAAEAAFSADVAHELRTPMTALVSAAELLPPDDEASRLVGNQVARLRRLVDDLLEISRLESGQDPTDLAPYRIDELVPEGDGGSTALVLADPRRVERIVANLVDNARKHAGTEPRVVLSGTSVTVEDDGPGFSADLLAHGPRRFHRESKQPGSGLGLTICDRQAAAMGARLVLANGPGGGGRATLELSPAP; from the coding sequence ATGAGCACCGGCTACCGCTGGCACTCGATCCGGCTCCGGATCGCGCTGCTCACCGCCCTCGTCTCGGCAGTGACCATGGCCTCCGCCTTCTTGGTCATCGACCGGAGGGTCGCGGAGGACGCGCGCGAGCAGCTGCGCCGGAGCGCGATCGCCGACCTGGCGGCAGCCGTCACCATCTACGAGGCCACCGGCAAGGTCCGCCTCGGCGCGTCGGTGGATCCGGATCTCGGGCCCGATCCACTGCGCGAGGCGGACCTGACCGAGATGACGTCGTACTACGACGGGCGGACCATGTGGGTCGCCCACCGGGTCGCGGGGGACGGGCCGACGCTCACCCTCGCGGTCCCCGGCGAGCCGATCGACCGGCAGCGCCGCTCGCTGCGCTCGGCCTTCCTGCTGGCCGGCCTGGTCGCGCTCGGCCTCACCGCGGCCCTGGCCGCCGCCGCAGGCCAGTCGCTCTCGCGGCGGCTGCGCCGGGCGGCGGCGACCGCCACCCGGATCGCCGACGGCGGTACCGACCGGATCCGCGACGACCGGGGCCGCGACGAGGTCGCCGCCCTGTCCCGGGCGCTCGACACCATGGCCGACAGCCTCACCGCGCGGGTCGCGGCGGAGGCGGCGTTCTCGGCCGACGTGGCCCACGAGCTGCGCACCCCGATGACCGCACTGGTCAGCGCCGCCGAGCTGCTGCCGCCCGACGACGAGGCCTCCCGGCTCGTCGGCAACCAGGTGGCCCGGTTGCGCCGGCTGGTCGACGACCTGCTGGAGATCTCCCGGCTGGAGTCGGGGCAGGACCCGACCGACCTGGCGCCGTACCGGATCGACGAGCTGGTGCCCGAGGGCGACGGCGGCTCCACCGCCCTCGTCCTCGCCGACCCGCGTCGGGTCGAGCGGATCGTGGCCAACCTCGTCGACAACGCCCGCAAGCACGCGGGCACCGAGCCGCGCGTCGTCCTGTCCGGGACGAGCGTCACCGTGGAGGACGACGGCCCGGGCTTCTCCGCGGACCTGCTGGCGCACGGCCCGCGGCGCTTCCACCGCGAGTCGAAGCAGCCCGGCAGCGGCCTCGGCCTGACCATCTGCGACCGTCAAGCCGCCGCGATGGGCGCCCGCCTGGTCCTGGCCAACGGCCCGGGCGGAGGCGGCCGGGCGACCCTCGAGCTCAGTCCTGCGCCGTGA